The window gtttacttgaagaccgagcatggttatactttcgacgcaaaattatacaatgcagacacctacacctattttgaatgcaaaacttggcaagcactatgcaaggcttatgcatttgagcctgatatggttatcatctttgatattcgtccggaagatgatattgaaggtaatattgacatctgggtcgatgtgcagacgcctccatttctaccattatgtgagtttctcaaccatatttatgtctttgatattgtttacttaaaaatagttgacaactaatttctatcaacagcttatttccattcaagcaaacatgtctggcgcttggtagacatgaccgtccactgtcccggggctgaactaaactgcgacgagataagtcattatgtttcatggcttgaggatcttgatgctgtcaagagaaattattttcctggacttgaaaatcttagtactcaaaatatgcgaccaatagtgttcgtattgaactacggtcacatctatttaggaaagatggtaagatttttactatttttcctcagtgcatcttttccatacattatttttaagctaaacttcattacTAAATATGTTAATacacgatgttcttcaacagggactcccgatgatagTTGTGCTTCATTGGATTGAGACTAAAGGTCACATGGCAATGATTAACTTACGACCAAGACATCCTACAGCGCACATGAGTgaattcaggatttctaaaaccgaggaatgcttaatagtgaaagactggagcaaaacTGTGAAGGATCgtagagaagtactagggggcaacaatcagaagcgcagcccactaTCAGGAGataggttcatctgcatgctccaatatgatgaatcaggagagctacaCATGTTCTATACTATTTTATCTGAGAGAGCAGCATGAGTGATTAGCTAGTTCCTACTCTTAGTActtgtcctctcatgtccgtgttcttcgtcctgaacttaatctcaaagtgATTTGCTTTTGCGGTCTTGATGAtcattattagctagtgttggtgatatgattagatagcggtaatgactatgatgattaaatagtgctaatgactatgatgattattagctagtgttgttggtgatgatatgatgcaagagtttttatattaatatgatgatgatgatgagttattatatcatttagtGAAAGAACCGCAGATTAGTTTTAAGTGGATGGATCCTAAGTGATAAACTTGATCACTTAGGATCCATCGAGTTGAAACTaatccacggttctttcacctagtgatttaataactcattataatgtaaaaacaatctctaaattgctatTGTACGTAAATATACCTCGCGGGTCTTTGTATATACCAAattgtatatatatgtgtgtatgtgtgaatggtgtggtgcgagacattcgatgatatatatatatatatatatatatatatatatatatatatatatatatatatatatatatatatatatatatatataggacggCTGTTTGGGACACCTAGGTGCCTGGGCACCTTACCTCCTAGCCGTTGGATGTATGGCATTGCCGTTGATCCAAGTACTAGTGGGTAAACCCGTTAATGAGTATATTTGGTAGTAACAAAAATTTATGgtaagcatgcatgcatgcgtgcatggcATTTCAATACTAATTGATAGTCATCAATGCGTTAAAGTTTCCAGATTTTAGTGCATGTAACTAAATTATATTTGTACATGTACGTGTGTGGAAAACTAGCAGTCTAAGATACATAGAAAACGCTTCAAACGTCATGTGTACGTATACATGTACATGTACTAATATTTAAATTGGAATTTATGACAATTTATTTTGATTTTCACAAATATTTTGATTTTACATGTACTAATATTTAATTTACGAACATGTATCCACCTATTAAAAGGTAGTGTCATTTGTGGGTATATACCAATAAATTTCACTTCGAGGTATATGTACATACTGAGCAATATTTTCACTATGCATTTTTTTGGGACTTGAGTATGCACCAAATTATATCACTGTTGGTTATTCAAACTTCATTTCATTTAGGATACCCGAGATATATCCATAATCTTTATTAGGTATCATACCTTGGTATGTGTATATTTTCAGTAGAAACAATACCTCGGGTATTTGTATATTTTCATTAGGTATAATATTTTCGGTATGTATTTTCATTAGATATAATTGCCCCGGGTATTTGTATATTTTCATTAACAATATCTTGAGTATGCCCTTTTTCGCGGGCCTGAGTATGCACTTACAAATATATTGGACTATTTTGTACGTATCTAGTAAAAATTAGAATAAGTCATAGGGTATATACTGAACCAAGTACGAGCGTTCAAACTATTTTTAATGTGACTAGTCGAATTTGTTTAAGGAAACAAATTATTCCAGAGAATCAATAGCTTCTAGTTTTTTGGAAACCAATCTGCAATAAATGGCAGCGGAAGTAATTGCATGCAGGTAGAGAAAGGAAAGAAGATTATTTGGATGGTACTAGTGATTATTTCCAAATACAAAACACTTAACGGGTTGGATCCGAATGAGGTGCCCAGGCACCTAGGTGCCCCATATAatttacctatatatatatatatatataacactATTTTAATCCCAGAATTAAAATAGTTATTTGGATCACGCCGCCCCTATATAACAGCGATGGGGTTTCCTAAACTCACGGAAACGGTAGCGGAAAAAGAAATCGCTCCCAACCTCCTGCCCCCGCCCCAGATTCCCCTCACCCCGCGCCGCCGCATGATCTCCCCGGGGCCCCCGCCTCCGCGCGAGCTTCCTGGCCCCCCTGTCGCCGCGCGACCTCCGTCGCCATGGCCGGACACCTTCTCCCGCCACTCCGGCCACACGCCACCTTCTCGCACCGCCACGTCTACCCGCCGGCGCAACCATATTCTTCCCAGATCACGGCGCGCCGCCGCCCCATCCCACCATCCCCGCGCGACTCCGCCGCCCCACCCCGCCTTCACGCGCGCCGCTGCCGCCCCACCCCGCCATCCTCGAGcgacgccgccgccccaccccgcgACTCCGGTGGATCTCCGGGGAGGTGACCTTCTCGCTACAGCTGACTTGACCTCTGCAAAAAAAGTTTCTCCCTCAAGCGGCGTTCTTGTCGCGTCCACTGGAGTTGAGTTGGAGCGTCGAGCATGACGATGCAGCCACCGGCCTCCTACCACAGCAAGCGACCGCCGCGGCCATCCTCCACCTGCCGCTGTAGCCTTCCTCCCCGACCGCCTCCACGACACgctggccttcgtctacctctgGCTCCGCTGCTGCCCAAGGCTGTGTGCGCGATGGCGGCCCATGTCGTTTATCGTCCTGGTTGCGTACGCGCTGACGAGTGATGCCCCGATCCAGCTTCTCCATCCCCCAGCCACGGCAAGTCCAAAAAGAAAGACATTCAGTCTAGCAAGCCAAATGGTTGACCACCAGCCCACGCGTGGATTGGCCCGACCTGCAGCTGGAGGAGGCCGCGACCTTCAGCTGTAGGAGACGTGGACCTGCAGCTGGAGGAGGCCGCGACCTTCAGCTGTCAATTTTGAGGAACTAGCTACTCTGAAAATCTATCTTGACACCGTACTTGTTTTTGTTCTTCAGAAGTTCAGGCAACTAGGTTGCTCACTAGGAAAACCTTCTCTGGTTGTGCTAACTAGTACGTACTACTAAACTAAAATAATCTTGTGAAGTGGATAATGCTCGTGCCCCTGGACGCGGGCCATGTGAGATTTTGATGGCTTCGTACTTCTGTTATTTGTTTTTTGAATAACAGAAGTTCTCTTCTTTGTCTGCAGAAAACCCCAGTATGTCACATTTGTTTGTCGTTATCCTCTGAAAAATGGCATTGCTGCAGGTCAGTTTCGCCTGATGCATCAGTTCAGTTGAAAAAACAGAAGAGCATTATACCTTGTTGTCTACTCCGCTGACTTCTTTTTCTATACTATGTAGGTCAGCTTCGCCTGATGCGTTAGTTCAGTTTCATAGTGCACGATAGGCATGATCCAGTCACCATGGCATTCAATCCCCACAGGCCGCCGCTGGCCGTCAACCCAACCGCCGCTGTCCCCGGCCACCACACAAGCACCGCCGTTCCTGCGTCTCCGGCCACATTGACCTTCTCGCGACGGCCACCTTGACCTTTCCAATGAAGGTTCATCCATGGAGCGGACGCTCCcgccactccaccgccgcgtcgtGCCTGGCTCGCTGCACGTCTCCGCCCTCTGTCACCAGTGCGCTGCCACCGCATAGAGCTTCCAGCACACTGCCTTGGCCTGCCCTTCCAGCGCCAAGCTTCCCTTGTGCAACGTCAGCTACCACTCGTGGCAGAGCGGCTACTTCCCTCCCCGCTGTGCCAGCAGCTAGCGGCCGTTCGCCCCCTGGCCTGTTCTTGCTTCGTTGTCTTCAGAAAAGTTCAGAAAAACTAACTGAACTCATGTGTTGTTTCATCAAAATTACTGTGGATTTGTACTACTGATTACTAAAAAGTTCAGAAACGATTCTCCCACAAACAGAAGTTCAGGTCGCTGTTTGTTGTTAGTTCAGAATGTCCGGCGGTCGCGGATTCGCTGGTGCTTGACTGCAGTGAGCCGTCGACGCGGGCACAACATCCGATGGAAGCCGAGTCAATTGTAGCCAACGCGAGGAGGGATTAGTATAGCTGTTTGTGGAGTTCATATCCATACATGGCGTGCTCTTGGTGGAATTGGCCATCATGAATTTGCTACAGGTTAACACTACAAGCACTTCACTTGACTAGTCCCTTCAACTTGTAGTTGTTGTTGTCAACTCTTAGTCATTCACTTATGCAAAAAGTGCTGATCTTTTTCCTATTGCGTGAGTAGCTCAGTGGTGGTGGCTTTGGAGATGGATGAGAACaaaggtgtgtgtgtgtggtagaAAAAAGGGTCCACAAAACTTGTATTTTCTTCATATATACTCTGGTTATTTTGGTCGTTGGACTATGGATGTTTACGACATTGGACTGCTCTGATTTTATTGAACATATAAAAAAATGGAAGCACAGCGCATGTTCTGGTCACTTGAGAAGATAAGGAACATGATTGGGATGAAAACATGTGCTGGTAAAAA is drawn from Aegilops tauschii subsp. strangulata cultivar AL8/78 chromosome 1, Aet v6.0, whole genome shotgun sequence and contains these coding sequences:
- the LOC120966084 gene encoding uncharacterized protein yields the protein MAGHLLPPLRPHATFSHRHVYPPAQPYSSQITARRRPIPPSPRDSAAPPRLHARRCRPTPPSSSDAAAPPRDSGGSPGRKPQYVTFVCRYPLKNGIAAGQLRLMR